The following proteins come from a genomic window of Proteinivorax hydrogeniformans:
- a CDS encoding ferredoxin, translated as MKAIVDQDACIGCGLCPNICPEVYEMTDDEEKAIAIDDDIPDDKVDGAKEAEDACPVDAIKVE; from the coding sequence ATGAAAGCTATTGTAGATCAAGATGCATGTATTGGATGTGGGCTATGTCCTAACATTTGTCCAGAAGTATATGAGATGACCGACGATGAAGAAAAAGCTATTGCCATCGATGATGATATTCCAGATGATAAAGTAGATGGAGCTAAAGAAGCAGAAGATGCATGCCCGGTGGACGCCATAAAAGTAGAATAA
- a CDS encoding uracil-DNA glycosylase yields the protein MLDIHNDWRNKLAGEENKEYYKKLKQTLIEEYSNYKVYPRKDLVFNAFNLTSFSSTKVVILGQDPYHGEGQAHGLSFSVQPGIKTPPSLKNIYKELQMDVSFTIPNHGFLNHWAYEGVLLLNTVLTVRKGEPNSHKGIGWEKFTDKAIQLLNKRQRPVVFILWGKNAQLKKKLITNDNHLVLESVHPSPLSAHRGFFKSSHFSKCNRFLKSTNQQPINWQLTINI from the coding sequence ATGCTAGATATACATAATGATTGGCGAAACAAACTAGCAGGTGAAGAAAATAAAGAATATTACAAAAAGTTAAAACAGACACTTATAGAAGAGTATTCTAACTATAAAGTTTATCCAAGAAAAGATTTAGTTTTTAATGCCTTTAACTTAACCTCTTTTAGCAGCACCAAGGTAGTTATACTCGGTCAAGACCCTTATCATGGTGAAGGTCAAGCCCACGGCCTAAGTTTCTCTGTTCAGCCTGGCATAAAGACCCCGCCTTCCTTAAAAAACATATACAAAGAGTTACAGATGGATGTAAGCTTTACCATCCCTAACCACGGCTTTTTAAATCACTGGGCTTATGAGGGTGTGCTGCTACTTAACACAGTGCTCACAGTTAGAAAAGGAGAACCTAATTCTCACAAAGGCATTGGGTGGGAAAAATTCACAGATAAGGCGATACAGCTTTTAAATAAACGCCAAAGACCGGTGGTGTTTATTTTGTGGGGGAAAAACGCCCAACTTAAAAAGAAATTAATTACTAATGACAATCATTTGGTGTTAGAATCTGTTCATCCCAGTCCTCTTTCTGCTCATAGAGGTTTTTTCAAAAGCTCGCATTTTTCTAAATGTAATAGATTCTTAAAATCAACAAATCAGCAGCCTATAAACTGGCAGCTTACTATAAATATTT
- a CDS encoding CBS domain-containing protein: protein MNIAFFLTPKTDIIFETPKSTMRQALERMEYHRYTAIPVIDENGKYVDTITEGDLLWKLKSLPEISLSETENILLEDIPKHMVNKTVSINADIEDLINLATSQNFVPVIDDKDIFIGIIKRSDIINYCYNQYVKKDHKVKE from the coding sequence ATGAACATAGCTTTTTTTCTTACGCCTAAAACAGATATCATTTTTGAAACGCCTAAATCTACAATGAGGCAGGCATTAGAAAGAATGGAATATCATCGCTATACTGCAATACCAGTAATCGATGAAAATGGTAAATACGTGGACACTATTACAGAGGGGGACTTGCTTTGGAAGCTGAAGAGCTTGCCTGAAATTAGCTTAAGCGAAACAGAAAACATACTACTAGAAGATATCCCCAAACATATGGTAAACAAAACTGTGTCGATAAACGCTGATATCGAGGACCTAATCAACCTTGCAACAAGTCAAAACTTTGTACCAGTAATCGATGATAAAGACATTTTTATAGGAATCATAAAAAGAAGTGATATTATAAACTACTGCTATAATCAGTACGTAAAGAAAGATCATAAGGTAAAAGAATAA
- a CDS encoding spore coat protein: protein MTKFDEYREEEYDFNAEYDYDDYDDYDSNFKKPFPKKPYPKKPLPLDDLIAQEAEQVSKIFQIIDEDIEIYDSYNVTINKLSAQAAINLQASIELALITIISVVIGDTAKAKEVTQELLQATKIKQVSYLRTRVANSRNVEITTADLSLVISIELLILVFVVVLLQLEIL from the coding sequence TTGACAAAGTTTGACGAATACCGCGAAGAAGAGTATGATTTTAATGCTGAGTATGACTACGATGATTATGATGATTATGATTCAAATTTTAAGAAACCATTTCCGAAGAAGCCATATCCTAAAAAACCATTACCACTTGATGACTTAATAGCGCAGGAAGCTGAACAGGTTAGCAAGATATTCCAAATTATTGACGAAGATATAGAAATATACGACTCGTACAACGTAACAATAAATAAGCTTAGCGCCCAGGCGGCGATAAACCTTCAAGCTAGTATAGAGCTAGCTCTTATAACTATAATATCAGTGGTAATTGGTGACACTGCAAAAGCTAAAGAAGTTACTCAAGAGCTGCTACAAGCGACTAAAATTAAGCAGGTAAGTTATCTACGCACAAGAGTAGCAAACTCGAGAAACGTCGAAATAACCACGGCAGATCTAAGTCTAGTAATCTCAATAGAGCTGCTAATACTGGTGTTTGTAGTTGTTCTACTCCAGTTAGAAATACTTTAG
- a CDS encoding transglycosylase domain-containing protein: MKIIRWIFRASIAVVLIAVLFVSYTYISIKVPFSSRYIDWENPKPIYDANREISIIEDVLVREFHANRIDFVSIDDMPEHLTKAFIAIEDNRFYRHPGFDVKGMMRALSVNIRNREITQGGSTITQQLARNLFLNHEQTAERKLLEIVIAFELERQFTKEQILEMYLNQIYFGSGNWGVEQASKNYFSGTSAKEVNLSQAAALAGIIQAPNVYGPAVQVNSQIAIDQRQIVLNRMLEKGFITNQELKNAVNKD; encoded by the coding sequence TTGAAAATAATAAGGTGGATATTTAGGGCGTCTATTGCAGTTGTGTTAATTGCCGTATTGTTTGTTTCTTATACTTATATTTCTATTAAGGTTCCTTTTTCCTCCCGTTATATAGACTGGGAAAATCCTAAGCCTATATATGATGCTAATAGAGAAATATCTATAATAGAAGATGTGTTGGTCAGGGAATTTCATGCAAATAGGATAGATTTTGTTTCGATAGATGACATGCCAGAACATTTAACAAAAGCCTTTATCGCTATAGAGGATAACCGTTTTTATCGGCACCCTGGCTTTGATGTTAAGGGTATGATGCGGGCGCTATCTGTCAATATAAGAAATAGAGAAATTACCCAAGGCGGTAGCACAATAACACAACAGCTAGCTAGAAACCTCTTTTTAAACCATGAGCAAACGGCGGAAAGAAAACTTTTAGAGATAGTTATAGCTTTTGAACTAGAGCGTCAGTTTACCAAAGAACAAATACTTGAAATGTATCTAAATCAAATCTACTTCGGTAGTGGAAACTGGGGAGTGGAGCAGGCTTCTAAAAACTATTTTTCTGGCACATCGGCAAAGGAAGTTAATTTATCCCAAGCGGCTGCTTTAGCTGGTATTATTCAAGCTCCTAACGTGTATGGACCGGCGGTACAGGTTAACTCTCAAATCGCTATAGATCAAAGGCAAATAGTACTTAACAGGATGCTTGAAAAAGGATTTATTACAAATCAAGAGCTTAAAAATGCAGTAAACAAAGATTAA